A region of bacterium DNA encodes the following proteins:
- a CDS encoding TIGR03619 family F420-dependent LLM class oxidoreductase, whose product MAGREVHFGVALENFTPHPDEPNVDGILDYAAKAETLGFHSAWVWDHILLGTKRPFPFLEALSTLAALAVRTSRLRLGTGVCVLPLRNPVVLAKVLTSIDHLSKGRLVMGFAAGWYAREFEACGVSFKDRGKIFVQHLDIVKRFWTEERVDGAVDGYAFNGAVMLPKPLQRPRPRILIGGYVDAVLRRVVRHGDGWLTYFYTAESFRKTWRRLHEIAGEQGRDPADLRNVNQLPIYVADTFEEADRGSRDFIARYFDVAPWSESSPDSAIRGTPAQCAEQLARHIEAGVEHIVLVPFEYRTDQLEIIARDVIPRLRGMTAGVAP is encoded by the coding sequence ATGGCGGGTCGAGAGGTCCACTTCGGCGTCGCGCTCGAGAACTTCACCCCGCATCCGGACGAGCCGAACGTCGACGGGATCCTGGACTACGCGGCCAAGGCGGAGACGTTGGGGTTCCACTCGGCGTGGGTGTGGGACCATATCCTCTTGGGAACAAAGCGCCCGTTTCCCTTTCTCGAGGCCCTCTCCACGCTCGCGGCGCTCGCCGTCCGCACGAGCCGCCTGCGGCTCGGCACCGGCGTCTGCGTCCTGCCGCTACGGAACCCCGTCGTGCTGGCGAAGGTGCTCACCAGCATCGATCATCTCTCCAAGGGCAGGCTCGTGATGGGATTCGCCGCCGGCTGGTACGCGCGCGAGTTCGAGGCGTGCGGCGTCTCCTTCAAGGACCGCGGGAAGATCTTCGTGCAGCACCTGGACATCGTCAAGCGATTTTGGACCGAGGAGCGCGTGGACGGGGCGGTCGACGGCTACGCCTTCAACGGGGCGGTGATGCTGCCGAAGCCACTACAGCGGCCGCGGCCGCGGATCCTGATCGGCGGCTACGTCGACGCCGTCCTCCGCCGGGTCGTGCGCCACGGCGACGGCTGGCTGACGTACTTCTACACGGCGGAGAGTTTCCGAAAGACCTGGCGCAGGCTGCACGAGATCGCCGGCGAGCAGGGGCGCGATCCGGCGGACCTCCGCAACGTGAACCAGCTCCCCATCTACGTCGCCGACACGTTCGAGGAGGCGGACCGCGGCAGCCGCGACTTCATCGCCCGGTACTTCGACGTGGCGCCGTGGAGCGAATCCTCCCCGGACAGCGCCATTCGCGGGACGCCGGCACAGTGCGCCGAGCAGCTGGCGCGTCACATCGAAGCCGGCGTGGAACACATCGTGCTGGTGCCCTTCGAGTACCGCACGGACCAGCTCGAGATCATCGCCCGAGACGTGATCCCCCGCCTGCGCGGCATGACCGCGGGGGTCGCGCCGTGA
- a CDS encoding ABC transporter ATP-binding protein: MYFDKQLWALMRGARLRIAAAIAVGLLSSFVGIARFAALGWLLTVVFRGAQAGGLVIPAATVAGAVFLRGALEYVRAMIAHQTSSCIQTQLRARLYDKVVELGPAWFAGERTGGVMLSIVDGVEQLQPFFGQYLPQLCVTALTPIAIFAFIAWWDVPVAAVMLVFALLGLVVPAVHGGNRHASLRRSASLKTFSEEFLDAIQGLATLKAFGQSTAYGRMLADKARALSRDTIRVLATSLSSRGITDLVVASGAAAGLTLGAYRVSHGLMSLQALLIILMAGTEIFRPLRDLRTVLHQGLVGQAAAIGITALLDTAATTPSGRGAAPVTLPPTLEFERVRFAYPGRRGDAHGGLSFTVGAGERVGIVGPSGAGKSSITRLLLRLYDPQEGTVRIGGRDYRTIDPEQARSQIAVVQQDTHLFHGTVEENLRLGSPDATTEELVAAARAANADGFIQTLPQGYATVIGERGAKLSGGQRQRLAIARALLRDAPILILDEATSSVDSESEAAIQQALDRLMVGRTTLILAHRLSSVIDADRILVLDQGRIVESGRHDELMRRDGAYRRLMGTQADDGVLVADSRSERPRVSRGGPDLLGDVDLAADPEDAIVRAFPLGLGKTVATLLQFVLPLRGQLALTMLSGIGRVAAFTGVAIVSALIVAAVRHGAPYGAFLVLLAITTPLAGILQWVEAYLAHVVAYDLLAEMRIALFAKLDALAPAYLLRRRSGDLVALATQDVETIEYFYAHTVTPAAVAVFTPATVLIALAVVAWPVGLALLPFLAYVGIAPLFFRRRIDQIGARVRESLGLLTAHVGDTIQGLSELVAFQALDRRRAEFMDVVRAYQATRLEFFKDLAFQTAQLEVGMGLGGLAVAGAGALLAAHRRLDPTVLPLLTLLAVAAFLPVSEIANVGRQLADTFASTRRLYTVNREPVTVTDGPENPPPPARGGSAIAFNGVTFTYPGTRRAALSSFSLDIRPGATVAVVGPSGAGKTTAANLLLRFWDPSDGTITLDGRDVRAYALDQLRGRIALVAQDTYLFNNTLRANVLLAKPDADDRELRLAIDRAALAEMVESLPDGLDTRVGERGVQLSGGQRQRVAIARAFLKNAPVLILDEATSHLDAVNEALVRCALDDLMHDRTTIVIAHRLSTIRAADLIAVLDGGRLVDTGTHASLLARGGLYTNLVERQLGLVRAASVRRI; the protein is encoded by the coding sequence ATGTATTTCGACAAACAGCTTTGGGCGTTGATGCGCGGCGCGAGGCTCCGGATCGCGGCCGCGATCGCGGTTGGACTCCTCTCCTCGTTCGTCGGAATTGCCCGCTTCGCCGCGCTCGGCTGGCTGTTGACCGTCGTGTTCCGCGGCGCGCAAGCCGGAGGGCTCGTCATTCCGGCCGCCACCGTGGCCGGGGCCGTTTTCCTGCGAGGCGCGCTCGAATACGTGCGGGCTATGATCGCGCATCAGACCTCATCGTGTATCCAGACCCAACTCCGCGCGCGCCTCTACGACAAGGTGGTCGAGCTCGGCCCCGCTTGGTTCGCCGGGGAGCGGACGGGTGGTGTAATGCTGTCGATCGTGGACGGCGTCGAACAACTCCAACCCTTCTTCGGCCAGTACCTTCCGCAACTATGCGTCACCGCGCTGACCCCAATTGCGATCTTTGCCTTCATTGCCTGGTGGGACGTGCCGGTCGCCGCGGTGATGCTTGTCTTCGCGCTCCTCGGGCTCGTGGTGCCGGCGGTCCACGGGGGCAATCGGCACGCAAGCCTGCGCCGCTCGGCGTCACTGAAGACGTTCAGCGAAGAATTCCTCGATGCCATCCAGGGGCTGGCGACGCTCAAAGCGTTTGGGCAGAGTACTGCGTACGGTCGGATGCTCGCGGACAAGGCACGCGCCCTGTCGCGCGATACGATCCGCGTGCTCGCCACCAGCCTGTCGAGCCGCGGGATCACCGACCTCGTTGTCGCAAGCGGCGCCGCCGCAGGGCTGACGCTCGGCGCGTACCGGGTGTCACACGGACTCATGAGCCTCCAGGCCCTGCTGATCATTCTCATGGCCGGCACCGAGATTTTCCGTCCGCTCCGCGACCTCCGGACCGTGCTGCACCAAGGACTCGTCGGACAGGCCGCGGCGATCGGGATCACCGCCCTGCTGGACACCGCAGCGACAACGCCCAGCGGCCGCGGGGCCGCGCCGGTGACACTCCCACCCACGCTCGAATTCGAACGTGTCCGGTTCGCCTACCCCGGCCGGCGCGGCGATGCCCACGGCGGCTTGTCGTTTACAGTCGGCGCCGGGGAACGTGTCGGCATCGTGGGACCGAGCGGTGCCGGCAAGTCATCGATCACACGCCTGCTGTTGCGACTGTACGATCCTCAGGAAGGCACCGTGCGCATCGGGGGACGAGATTACCGCACGATCGACCCGGAACAGGCGCGTTCCCAGATCGCCGTGGTCCAGCAGGATACCCACCTGTTCCACGGTACGGTCGAGGAGAACCTGCGGCTCGGGAGCCCGGACGCCACGACGGAGGAACTCGTCGCGGCGGCGCGCGCCGCAAACGCGGATGGGTTCATCCAGACCCTCCCGCAAGGATACGCTACCGTGATCGGCGAGCGCGGCGCCAAGCTCTCAGGCGGGCAGCGTCAACGTCTCGCGATCGCGCGGGCGCTGCTGCGCGACGCGCCGATCCTGATTCTCGACGAAGCGACGTCTTCGGTCGACTCAGAGAGCGAAGCCGCGATCCAGCAAGCGCTCGACCGCCTGATGGTCGGACGCACGACGCTCATCCTTGCCCATCGCCTGTCGAGCGTAATCGACGCCGACCGCATCCTCGTTCTCGACCAAGGTCGCATCGTCGAGAGCGGACGTCACGACGAACTGATGCGACGGGATGGGGCTTACCGCCGGTTGATGGGCACGCAAGCTGACGACGGAGTCCTTGTGGCAGACTCCCGCTCCGAACGTCCGCGGGTCTCTCGCGGCGGCCCCGATCTGCTCGGCGATGTTGACCTCGCCGCGGACCCCGAGGATGCGATCGTACGGGCTTTCCCACTCGGCCTAGGGAAGACCGTTGCCACGCTGTTGCAGTTTGTCCTGCCGCTGCGCGGGCAGCTCGCACTGACGATGCTGTCGGGCATCGGTCGTGTCGCCGCCTTCACCGGTGTCGCGATCGTGAGCGCCCTCATCGTCGCCGCCGTGCGGCACGGCGCGCCGTACGGCGCGTTCCTCGTGCTGCTTGCGATCACCACGCCGCTGGCCGGGATCCTGCAGTGGGTCGAAGCCTACCTCGCTCATGTGGTGGCGTACGATCTGCTGGCCGAGATGCGCATCGCGCTGTTCGCGAAACTGGATGCCTTGGCCCCGGCGTATCTGCTCCGACGGCGGTCGGGAGACCTGGTCGCGCTCGCGACGCAGGATGTCGAGACGATCGAGTACTTCTATGCGCACACCGTCACGCCCGCGGCCGTGGCGGTGTTCACGCCCGCCACTGTGCTCATCGCGCTCGCCGTCGTCGCATGGCCGGTGGGCTTGGCCTTGCTGCCGTTCCTTGCGTACGTTGGGATCGCGCCGCTGTTCTTCCGGCGGCGCATCGACCAGATCGGGGCGCGCGTTAGGGAAAGTCTGGGATTGCTCACCGCCCACGTCGGGGACACGATTCAAGGGCTCTCGGAGCTCGTGGCCTTCCAGGCGCTCGATCGGCGCCGCGCTGAGTTCATGGACGTCGTCCGCGCGTACCAGGCGACGCGCCTGGAGTTCTTCAAGGATCTCGCGTTCCAGACGGCGCAACTCGAAGTGGGTATGGGCCTGGGCGGGCTGGCGGTCGCCGGGGCCGGGGCGCTGCTCGCGGCGCACCGACGCCTGGATCCCACGGTGTTGCCGCTCCTGACGCTGCTCGCGGTCGCGGCGTTCCTCCCAGTATCGGAGATCGCAAATGTCGGCCGGCAACTGGCCGACACCTTCGCGTCGACCCGTCGGCTGTACACGGTCAACCGCGAACCCGTAACGGTGACCGACGGCCCGGAGAATCCGCCACCGCCGGCACGCGGCGGATCCGCGATCGCGTTCAACGGTGTGACCTTCACGTACCCGGGGACGCGCCGCGCGGCGCTCTCGTCGTTCAGCCTGGACATCCGGCCAGGCGCCACTGTGGCGGTGGTCGGCCCCTCGGGGGCCGGCAAGACCACGGCCGCGAACCTGCTCCTGCGGTTCTGGGATCCGTCAGACGGCACGATCACGCTCGACGGCCGCGACGTGCGCGCCTACGCGCTCGACCAGCTACGGGGCCGCATCGCGCTCGTCGCCCAGGACACGTACTTGTTCAACAACACGCTGCGCGCGAACGTGCTGCTGGCCAAGCCGGACGCCGATGACCGCGAGCTTCGCCTCGCGATCGACCGCGCCGCGCTGGCCGAGATGGTCGAAAGCCTCCCGGACGGGTTGGACACTCGGGTCGGCGAGCGCGGCGTGCAACTCTCGGGCGGCCAGCGCCAGCGCGTGGCGATCGCCCGCGCGTTTCTCAAGAACGCGCCCGTGCTGATCCTGGACGAGGCAACCTCGCATCTCGACGCGGTCAACGAAGCGCTAGTGCGATGCGCGCTCGATGACCTGATGCACGATCGCACGACGATCGTGATCGCTCACCGGCTGTCAACGATCCGCGCGGCCGACCTGATCGCCGTGCTCGATGGCGGGCGCCTCGTGGACACGGGAACGCACGCGAGCCTGCTGGCGCGAGGTGGGCTCTACACCAACCTCGTCGAGCGGCAGCTCGGGCTTGTCCGCGCCGCTTCCGTGCGCAGAATTTAA
- a CDS encoding Xaa-Pro peptidase family protein, translating into MTIPRVQVQEGSGPLVDALPFSDAEFQRRLDNTRREMAARDLAAFISFTPENIYYLTGHDSPGYYFYQASVLTPNRRPVNVLRRIETTNTLGRSWSRQTVGYEDRQDPVEATLGLLHELGVAGKTVGAEADSWFISPKRYHQLQRGVESAGGQLADASRVVEEQRVTKSAEELNHIRAAARAAARAMRAAIGASRAGTTENEVAAAMSAELIRAGSEYAGLPPFITSGPRTSLCHSTWAGRTYLAGDVLNYELPGVVKRYCAALFRSGVVGKPADEVARRGRAVREALEHVIEAIKPGATSGEVHDASKSVFRKHGMGHMLGHRTGYSVGINYAPDWGEGQIMSIWDGDERPLRPGMTFHLVPGIYDLARYTIIIGETVLVTDTGCEVITDFPRDLFIV; encoded by the coding sequence ATGACGATCCCAAGAGTACAGGTTCAGGAAGGCTCCGGCCCGCTGGTCGACGCGCTCCCGTTCAGCGATGCGGAGTTCCAACGCCGCCTCGACAACACCCGGCGGGAGATGGCGGCCCGCGATCTGGCGGCGTTCATCAGCTTTACGCCGGAGAACATCTACTATCTGACGGGGCACGATAGCCCGGGCTACTACTTCTATCAGGCGTCGGTGTTGACGCCGAACCGGCGTCCCGTCAACGTGCTGCGCCGGATCGAAACGACGAACACGCTGGGACGGAGCTGGTCGCGACAGACCGTAGGGTACGAGGACCGGCAAGACCCGGTCGAGGCCACGCTGGGGCTGTTGCACGAGCTGGGGGTCGCCGGCAAGACGGTCGGGGCCGAAGCGGATAGCTGGTTTATCAGTCCCAAGCGGTATCACCAGCTTCAGCGGGGCGTCGAAAGCGCGGGAGGGCAGCTCGCCGACGCCTCGCGAGTGGTGGAGGAGCAGCGGGTGACCAAGTCGGCCGAGGAACTGAACCACATCCGGGCGGCGGCGCGGGCCGCGGCGCGGGCGATGCGGGCGGCGATCGGGGCGTCGCGGGCGGGGACGACCGAGAACGAGGTCGCGGCGGCGATGTCGGCGGAACTCATTCGGGCGGGCAGCGAGTACGCCGGGCTGCCGCCGTTCATCACGAGCGGGCCCCGGACTAGCCTCTGCCACAGCACCTGGGCGGGGCGAACCTACCTGGCGGGGGATGTGCTCAACTACGAGCTGCCAGGGGTGGTCAAGCGCTACTGTGCGGCGCTGTTCCGCAGCGGCGTCGTGGGCAAGCCCGCCGATGAGGTGGCACGGCGAGGGCGGGCCGTGCGGGAGGCTCTTGAGCACGTGATCGAGGCGATCAAGCCGGGGGCAACCTCAGGAGAAGTGCACGATGCGAGCAAATCAGTGTTCCGCAAGCACGGGATGGGGCACATGCTCGGACACCGCACCGGCTACTCCGTGGGGATCAACTACGCGCCCGACTGGGGTGAAGGGCAGATCATGTCGATTTGGGACGGCGACGAGCGCCCCCTCCGACCCGGGATGACGTTCCACTTGGTGCCGGGAATCTACGACCTCGCCCGCTACACGATCATCATCGGCGAAACGGTACTCGTCACAGACACCGGGTGCGAGGTGATCACAGACTTCCCGCGGGATCTGTTTATCGTTTAG
- a CDS encoding SOS response-associated peptidase: MCGRLGIYLIPGLVAQFFRAGYDPDPRIEPSWNLAPSQPTMVILRTPETGHRRLELLQWGFLPRWATDPMHTRRPINARGETVSTSGLFRDAFAKRRCLIPADNFYEWKSLPGQKQKQPYAIARADGNPMALAGLWETWHDPESDTDRRTFAIVTTEANGDMARIHNRMPVILDEAEWPVWLGEVEGDPKAVLRPACEGILRMWPVNRNVNTPANNGPDLLESLGQPEQSGLALC, from the coding sequence GTGTGCGGCCGGCTCGGCATCTATTTGATTCCTGGGCTTGTCGCGCAGTTCTTCCGGGCCGGGTATGACCCGGACCCGCGGATCGAACCCAGCTGGAACCTTGCACCCAGCCAACCCACGATGGTGATTCTGCGCACCCCCGAGACGGGGCACCGCCGTCTGGAGCTGCTCCAATGGGGCTTCTTGCCTCGGTGGGCAACAGACCCCATGCACACGCGGCGCCCGATCAACGCCCGGGGAGAGACCGTCTCCACTTCGGGGCTATTTCGGGACGCCTTTGCCAAACGGCGATGCCTCATCCCTGCCGACAACTTCTACGAATGGAAATCACTGCCCGGCCAGAAGCAGAAACAGCCGTATGCTATTGCTCGCGCGGACGGGAACCCGATGGCCCTCGCAGGACTGTGGGAAACGTGGCACGATCCTGAGAGCGACACGGATCGACGCACGTTTGCGATCGTGACGACAGAAGCCAACGGAGACATGGCCCGGATTCACAACCGCATGCCCGTCATCCTCGACGAAGCAGAATGGCCTGTCTGGCTGGGCGAAGTGGAGGGCGATCCCAAAGCCGTCCTGCGCCCCGCATGCGAGGGCATTCTCCGAATGTGGCCCGTGAACCGCAACGTGAATACACCGGCGAACAACGGGCCTGACTTGCTGGAGTCGCTGGGCCAGCCGGAACAGAGCGGGCTCGCTCTATGTTAG
- a CDS encoding CoA-transferase produces the protein MTSYTASELLAVTASRLLADHKIVFAGVGTPLLASALARTTHAPHLTIVVEGGVIGLEAQPGKLPISTNEMRAGCRAMMLPPITQTFLYAQRGFFDYGFLGGAQIDAHGNINTSVIGPVDRPRVRLPGSGGACDIISHCREVFIVTTHERRRFVERLDFVTSPGYLAGGTARTGAGLLFGGPSRVVTNLAMMSFHPRTRRMHLDALQPQADVRQVRDNTGFEIEVPAEPERLSPPTDHELEFLRRLDPDRLFLG, from the coding sequence ATGACGTCGTACACGGCGTCCGAGCTCCTCGCCGTGACGGCGAGCCGCCTCCTCGCCGACCACAAGATCGTGTTCGCGGGCGTGGGGACCCCGCTCCTCGCGTCGGCGCTGGCGCGCACCACGCACGCGCCGCACCTGACCATCGTCGTAGAGGGCGGGGTGATCGGCCTGGAGGCGCAGCCCGGAAAACTTCCGATCTCGACGAACGAGATGCGCGCCGGGTGTCGCGCGATGATGCTCCCTCCGATCACGCAGACCTTTCTGTACGCGCAGCGCGGCTTCTTCGACTACGGCTTCCTCGGCGGCGCGCAGATCGACGCGCACGGCAACATCAACACGTCGGTGATCGGCCCCGTCGACCGCCCACGGGTGCGCCTGCCCGGCAGTGGAGGCGCCTGCGACATCATCTCCCACTGCCGGGAGGTCTTCATCGTCACGACGCACGAGCGCCGCCGATTCGTGGAACGCCTGGACTTCGTCACCAGCCCGGGCTACCTCGCCGGGGGAACAGCGCGAACCGGCGCCGGCCTGCTCTTCGGGGGGCCGAGCAGGGTCGTCACGAACTTGGCGATGATGAGCTTCCATCCCCGGACTCGGCGCATGCACCTCGACGCGCTGCAACCCCAGGCCGACGTCCGGCAGGTCCGCGACAACACTGGGTTCGAGATCGAGGTGCCCGCCGAACCGGAGAGGCTCTCCCCGCCCACCGACCACGAACTCGAGTTCCTCCGGCGGCTGGATCCGGACCGCCTGTTCCTGGGCTGA
- a CDS encoding CoA-transferase encodes MTGLTFVEARRRVETKDRALRDKRMSLAQAASLVRNGDHLAIGGCLYSRTPMALLREILRLRRTGLTLSRNLMCYESELFLVAGATRELVTSWIGIGLPWGLSRVVRELVESGQARLEEWSHLAMGLRYRAAAMGMPFLPTLSMLGSDLQTTTTAKTMACPFTGERLCLVPALFPDVAVMHVHRADRFGNAQIDGYPHMDADIGLAASTVIISAEEIVDTEEIRRRADRTAIPFFAVDAVVEVPYGAYPHECYGLYEADIDHIGAYARRTGAEGVPAARAYLEDYVYGEETFDDYLGRFGTDRLLRQREAARELTGG; translated from the coding sequence GTGACCGGCCTGACCTTCGTGGAAGCGCGGCGCCGCGTGGAGACGAAAGACCGGGCGCTGCGCGACAAGCGGATGTCGCTCGCGCAGGCCGCGTCGCTCGTGCGGAACGGCGATCATCTGGCGATCGGCGGGTGCCTGTACTCGCGCACGCCGATGGCGCTGCTCAGGGAGATCCTGCGCTTGCGCCGCACCGGCCTCACGCTCTCGCGCAACCTGATGTGCTACGAGAGCGAGCTGTTCCTGGTGGCCGGGGCGACGCGCGAGCTCGTCACCAGCTGGATCGGCATCGGCCTCCCGTGGGGGCTCTCGCGCGTGGTGCGGGAGCTCGTCGAAAGCGGGCAGGCCCGCCTCGAGGAGTGGAGCCACCTGGCGATGGGACTCCGGTATCGCGCGGCGGCGATGGGGATGCCGTTCTTGCCCACGCTGTCGATGCTCGGCTCGGACCTGCAAACGACCACGACGGCCAAGACGATGGCGTGCCCGTTCACCGGCGAGCGGTTGTGCCTGGTCCCCGCGCTGTTTCCGGACGTCGCGGTCATGCACGTCCACCGGGCGGACCGCTTCGGCAACGCGCAGATCGACGGGTATCCGCACATGGACGCCGACATCGGGCTCGCGGCCTCCACGGTCATCATCAGCGCCGAGGAGATCGTGGACACCGAGGAGATCCGGCGCCGCGCCGACCGCACGGCGATCCCCTTCTTCGCGGTGGACGCGGTCGTCGAGGTGCCGTACGGCGCGTACCCGCACGAGTGTTACGGCCTCTACGAGGCCGACATCGACCACATCGGCGCCTACGCGCGCCGCACCGGGGCGGAGGGCGTTCCGGCCGCCCGCGCGTATCTCGAGGACTACGTCTACGGAGAAGAGACCTTCGACGACTACCTCGGGCGGTTCGGCACGGACCGGCTTCTCCGCCAGCGAGAGGCCGCCCGCGAGCTGACGGGCGGATGA
- a CDS encoding xanthine dehydrogenase family protein molybdopterin-binding subunit has protein sequence MAQGTPGALPPSTPYRIIGKSLPRFDATDKVRGATLYAADWRLPGMLVGRILRAVYPSARIRRIGVERARALPGVVAVLTAEDVPANAIHEDPTGVGLAFFDTPVLAAECVRYQGEPVALVAAETDAQAQDALEALEVEYEPLPGVFDVEAALAPDAPRIHPDRENLLIHWKLRRGDVDDGFRRADVVVERTYRTQRVDHAYLEPEAGVAWVDGDGVVNVRAATQVIEHFREIAEMLRLPHNKVRMIAPFVGGGFGGKEDMTVEPYVALLAWKTGRPVRMLWTRQESLLARPKRHPLAMRYRTGATRDGRLVAQHIALLADAGPYPLLSPRVLFAALVAGCGPYRVPNVTIDARAAFTNNVPTSAMRGFGAMQVTFAYESQMDLLAEALHISSVELRSRNFLQKGDALATGQTIDTHVALPHLVPLATAALGPPSRPSGPAARVGRGIGCNIQPYGRTVWFRDRAHAWVGFEADGSLVIRTGVTDLGGGQAASLAQIAAEILGVSPGRIAVHIGDSALTPLAGGTFATRQLYMSGNAVAQTARELRAMIAPVAAVALEAAEVDVQLADDHASVIGSPERTIALARVVAECARRGVPAAHLSTFHGEQAPPIDLETGQGKTFPDYTFGCHAVEVEVDVETGAVTLLKYAACHDVGRAIHPQSVQGQIQGGAVMGAGQALMEEIAVDAGTNLSTLFAGYLMPTAMDVPDVAPVVVESGEGKGPFNARGIGEPPTGPPPAAIASAIWDAAGVRLVDLPMTPERVLEALDAQRKKTAGEPI, from the coding sequence ATGGCCCAGGGCACACCGGGAGCGCTCCCGCCGTCCACACCCTACCGGATCATCGGGAAGTCCCTCCCCCGCTTCGACGCCACCGACAAGGTCCGCGGCGCGACGCTGTACGCGGCCGACTGGCGGTTGCCGGGCATGCTCGTCGGCCGCATCCTCCGCGCGGTCTACCCGTCGGCGCGGATCCGCCGCATCGGGGTGGAACGGGCTCGCGCCCTCCCCGGCGTGGTGGCCGTGCTGACGGCGGAGGACGTCCCCGCAAACGCGATCCACGAGGACCCGACCGGCGTCGGCCTCGCCTTCTTCGACACGCCCGTGCTCGCGGCGGAGTGCGTGAGATACCAAGGAGAGCCCGTCGCGCTCGTGGCCGCCGAAACGGACGCCCAGGCGCAGGACGCCCTCGAGGCGCTCGAGGTGGAGTACGAACCGCTGCCCGGCGTCTTTGACGTGGAGGCGGCGCTCGCGCCGGACGCGCCGCGCATCCACCCGGACCGGGAGAACCTCCTCATCCACTGGAAGCTGCGGCGGGGAGACGTGGACGACGGGTTCCGGCGCGCGGACGTCGTCGTCGAGCGCACGTACCGAACGCAGCGCGTCGACCACGCGTACCTAGAACCCGAGGCGGGGGTCGCGTGGGTGGACGGGGACGGCGTCGTGAACGTCCGCGCCGCGACGCAGGTGATCGAGCACTTCCGTGAGATCGCCGAGATGCTCCGCCTACCGCACAACAAGGTGCGGATGATCGCGCCGTTCGTCGGCGGCGGGTTCGGCGGCAAGGAAGACATGACGGTCGAACCCTACGTTGCCCTCCTCGCGTGGAAGACGGGACGGCCGGTGCGCATGCTGTGGACGCGCCAGGAATCCCTGCTCGCCCGGCCCAAGCGCCACCCCCTCGCGATGCGGTACCGCACGGGCGCGACCCGGGACGGCCGCCTCGTCGCGCAGCACATCGCCCTGCTGGCCGACGCGGGCCCCTACCCGCTGCTTTCCCCACGGGTGCTGTTCGCCGCGCTGGTCGCGGGGTGCGGCCCGTATCGCGTCCCCAACGTCACGATCGACGCCCGTGCCGCGTTCACGAACAACGTGCCAACCAGCGCCATGCGCGGCTTCGGCGCGATGCAGGTCACGTTTGCGTACGAGTCGCAGATGGATCTGCTCGCGGAGGCGCTCCACATCTCGTCGGTGGAGCTACGCTCGCGGAACTTCCTCCAAAAGGGCGACGCGCTGGCCACGGGGCAGACGATCGACACGCACGTCGCCCTGCCCCATCTGGTCCCGCTCGCCACCGCCGCGCTCGGCCCCCCGAGCCGCCCATCGGGCCCCGCGGCCAGGGTGGGCCGGGGAATCGGCTGCAACATCCAGCCCTACGGCCGCACGGTGTGGTTCCGGGACCGCGCGCACGCGTGGGTCGGGTTCGAGGCCGACGGGTCCCTCGTGATCCGCACGGGCGTGACCGACCTCGGCGGCGGTCAAGCCGCGTCGCTGGCGCAGATCGCGGCGGAAATCCTGGGCGTCTCGCCGGGCCGCATCGCCGTCCACATCGGCGACAGCGCGCTGACCCCGCTCGCCGGCGGGACGTTCGCCACCCGGCAACTCTACATGTCGGGCAACGCCGTAGCACAGACCGCGCGGGAGCTCCGGGCGATGATCGCGCCGGTCGCCGCCGTGGCGCTCGAGGCGGCCGAGGTAGACGTACAGCTCGCCGACGACCACGCCAGCGTCATCGGCAGCCCGGAGCGGACGATCGCGCTCGCGCGCGTGGTCGCGGAGTGCGCCCGCCGCGGCGTCCCCGCGGCGCACCTGTCGACGTTCCACGGCGAGCAGGCCCCGCCGATCGACCTCGAGACGGGACAGGGCAAGACGTTCCCCGACTACACGTTCGGGTGCCACGCCGTCGAGGTGGAGGTCGACGTGGAGACGGGGGCTGTTACGCTGCTCAAGTACGCGGCGTGCCACGACGTCGGGCGCGCCATCCACCCGCAGAGCGTGCAGGGCCAGATCCAGGGCGGCGCCGTGATGGGAGCCGGCCAGGCGCTCATGGAGGAGATCGCGGTCGACGCCGGCACCAACCTGAGCACGCTATTCGCGGGCTATCTCATGCCCACGGCGATGGACGTGCCCGACGTCGCGCCCGTGGTGGTCGAGTCCGGCGAGGGCAAGGGACCGTTCAACGCGCGGGGAATCGGGGAACCGCCCACCGGCCCTCCGCCGGCGGCGATCGCCAGCGCGATCTGGGACGCCGCGGGCGTTCGCCTGGTTGACCTGCCGATGACTCCGGAACGGGTGCTCGAGGCGCTCGACGCGCAACGGAAGAAGACCGCGGGCGAGCCGATCTAG